A window from Gasterosteus aculeatus chromosome 14, fGasAcu3.hap1.1, whole genome shotgun sequence encodes these proteins:
- the LOC120831900 gene encoding mediator of RNA polymerase II transcription subunit 13-like isoform X1, whose product MTTAANWVANGASLEDCHSNIFSLAELTGIKWRCYSFRGSGECGPVISSPAQDDPVLRSFMRCVQANLLCVWRRKVKPDAKELWIFWWGEEPRLSDVIHQELEVSEEGLWECGLSYECRTLLFKAIHNLLERCLMDKGFVRIGKWFFKPHELQEKSLGNSEHLSCSFSFFLHGESNVCTSVEIAQHQPAYHVTEHHVRLAQASVTPLQVILSPYGLSGTLTGQAFKMSDPATRKLMEEWSYFYPVVLPLREGSGEREKGEASQSYDRNCHAAVEVIVGGVRMTYPAALVLIAQGDLPLEQSPPVPATQGLSRELNHCSVPLTPPASPQQPCSADSGFVTSISNVPTPDSGMGVASASPKHSGKKLTSQVVQQAWRECYLTQPQHALNSPTGVSLKKDAPSGVTGWDFSDLGGRVSCSCSRLKQQKLNLTASANPQTSANPTQSSGVSLYPPSLPKHKTSDKTEKADKQSKRPAVTSFHHRLSVSRETPLEQDPAGGPQLGGLVALEPPSEPPSALPSCKYPKLLPNGRKAPESLLHSPMSPLPPTLSPHPRVQDPEALGGPADVPLCQDGAAVLGLIASETAVYTALLRQRENGAGWWRGFRTPRTDETDCRPCELPTDVLEEVKTEAATEGALLKRLYTQTHKRFKISEERVRDHIHTLGLFQQSGVEVLREPGEDPYDFKEGDIEYTFSSSKRLKGQGREPSKKAKGEEITSNGALPDGNDAMSIFNSAPKSEESGQDADGAAKANPSLTREKDLVVNISDLDNIFDEDEEELGTVYPNQHSSKLPVSTEDRPLGKEGRVAVPYPSTVADLQRMFPTPPSLEQHPAFSPATTYRDTPSQEPPVHSGAADHLLPLASSQFTEYRMEMDEGLASPGMEDLKPQIGSSMFAPLSCLPSQSLPPLKITEQCYYRPSWALLPKMEHFPLMHSHNTTFNRDGYTNVPSVNTLTDQEYGQMSTTTASVSTNAGILPSPATPRFSVPTPRTPRTPRGVNAASSGQGSVKQDGTELSSPVSTPSTSLPLSSVDPLARPGPSLPEAHSLYAILLLSDSVLNVFKDRNFDSCCICACNMNVKGADVGVYIPDSTCEDQYRCMCGFSAIVNRRLAHGTGLFLEDELDIYGRTSEVGRAAERRLALCRRDPSMGDTRAKRAQDAAPASPLVMILLQEHCSQPISSFASLHLPLSCSCHGRMGALLQSWTSEKQWADGSDACVDCYNALEQGLQYVDNSTGGKVDPAVVRSTALHSWPHTNVADMNMLSSQDMVRMLLSLQPFLQDAIQKKRSGRTWENIQHVQGPLTWQQFHKMAGRGSYGSEESPEPLPIPTVLLGYDRDFLALSPLALPFWEKLLLEPYGGSRDVAYVVLCPSSPSLLAAARAFFQELSAVYETCRLGKHRPLAKVSMDGLVRVGEEVEAEKLEALGVDQWVTGPWAGQQHSDNLSKLKLYAYACKQQLGPQLSALPLDSSLLLPPKVQPPSHPAPSAQPASGQPQAWGPDGGPAPGAVSSANASTPTAATSNQTGETAQGALSDPKGPPGATPPANTPAENPELTAEQSRIGIPTVADSMDSLANPPAIVIYIVDAFLSSSGARNEGGEEEEGDEVEASSIWLLGLLRCYTEMLKTLPETMRPALVLQVVPCQYLLQPASGESHFYLQHLRSLSFSCYSQCRRLLPQQTPIKSLTGFGPVSNVNSVLKSPEHPSPLQLYTPPFILGPTRSKPPEPGEIWAELPPKYNVLFVGYCLSHDQRWILVSCTDQQGELLETSIINIDVPNRARRPKVSARKMGLQKLWEWCIGIIQMTSLPWRIVIGRLGRLGHGELKDWSSLLGEHSLHSIGRQLREACRMCGISAADSPSILSACLVAMEPQGSFVIMPDAVTMGSVFGRSTALNLQTSQLNTPQDASCTHILVFPTSATTQLAPSSYPTEDNNDDMFDLPFPDELENDIGHDMMLITGNLHPSPNTSPVPSPGSPSGMGMGSHFQHTKNQGERLMSRDSPPEELKQQPLALGYYVSTAQASGLPHWFWASCPQAESQCPLFLKASLHHHISIAQTDELASDKTKRPPHPLDSKKTSDVLRFVLEQYNALSWLTCSPATQDRQSCLPVHLAVLIQMYNAILNML is encoded by the exons CGAACACCTCTcgtgctccttctccttcttcctccacgGCGAGAGCAACGTGTGCACCAGCGTGGAGATCGCCCAGCACCAGCCGGCGTACCACGTCACAGAGCACCACGTCCGCCTGGCGCAGGCCTCCGTCACGCCGCTACAAG TCATCCTGAGCCCGTACGGCCTGAGCGGCACTCTGACCGGTCAGGCCTTCAAGATGAGCGACCCGGCGACGCGCAAGCTGATGGAGGAGTGGAGCTACTTCTACCCGGTGGTGCTGCCGCTCAGGGAGGGAAgcggagaaagggagaagggaGAAGCAAGCCAAAGCTACGATCGCAACTGCCACGCGGCGGTGGAGGTCATCGTAG GTGGAGTAAGGATGACCTACCCAGCTGCTTTAGTGCTGATCGCCCAGGGGGACCTGCCGCTGGAGCAGTCTCCACCTGTTCCTGCAACTCAGGGCCTCAGCAGGGAGCTGAACCACTGCAGCGTGCCGCTCACGCCGCCAGCGTCGCCGCAGCAGCCCTGCTCcg CGGACAGCGGCTTTGTGACGTCCATCTCCAACGTCCCCACGCCAGACAGCGGCATGGGGGTCGCCAGCGCCAGCCCAAAGCATTCTGGGAAAAAGCTAACCTCTCAGGTAGTCCAGCAAGCCTGGAGGGAATGCTATCTCACCCAGCCTCAGCACGC aTTAAACTCTCCAACTGGCGTATCGCTTAAGAAGGACGCGCCTAGTGGAGTAACCGGCTGGGACTTCAGCGATCTGGGAGGGAGagtgtcctgcagctgctccag GTTGAAGCAGCAGAAGTTGAATCTGACCGCCAGCGCCAACCCCCAGACCAGTGCCAATCCCACACAGTCCTCTGGCGTGTCGCtataccccccctccctgcccaaACACAAGACCAGTGACAAGACGGAGAAAGCTGATAAACAGTCCAAGAGGCCAGCCGtgacctccttccaccaccgCCTGTCTGTCTCCCGCGAGACCCCTCTGGAACAGGACCCAGCAGGAGGGCCTCAGCTCGGGGGTCTCGTGGCCCTGGAGCCGCCCTCGGAGCCTCCTTCTGCTCTGCCCAGCTGCAAGTATCCCAAGCTCCTCCCCAACGGCAGGAAAGCCCCCGAGTCCCTCCTGCATTCGCCGATGTCTCCGCTTCCGCCCACGCTCAGCCCGCACCCCCGGGTGCAGGACCCGGAGGCCCTGGGTGGGCCCGCGGATGTTCCCCTCTGTCAGGACGGCGCCGCGGTCCTGGGGTTGATCGCCAGCGAAACGGCAGTGTACACAGCGCTGctgaggcagagggagaacGGGGCCGGCTGGTGGAGAGGCTTCCGGACACCCAGGACGGATGAGACCGACTGCAGGCCCTGTGAACTCCCCACGGACGTCCTAGAGGAGGTGAAGACGGAGGCGGCGACCGAAGGAGCTCTGCTGAAGAG ACTATATACACAGACTCACAAGAGATTTAAGATCTCAGAGGAGCGGGTGAGGGACCACATCCACACTTTGGGCCTGTTCCAGCAGTCAGGTgtggaggtgctgcgggagccCGGGGAGGACCCCTACGACTTTAAGGAGGGAGACATCGAGTACACGTTCTCCTCTTCAAAGCGGTTAAAGGGTCAGGGACGAGAACCCAGCAAGAAGGCCAAG GGAGAAGAAATCACCAGCAACGGAGCACTGCCTGATGGGAACGATGCAATGTCTATTTTTAACTCTGCTCCGAAATCAG AAGAATCCGGACAGGATGCCGATGGAGCCGCCAAGGCCAACCCTTCTCTGACCAGAGAAAAAGATCTGGTGGTCAACATCTCTGATCTAGACAACATatttgatgaagatgaggaagagtTGGGG ACTGTTTACCCCAACCAGCACTCAAGCAAGCTACCAGTGTCCACAGAAGACCGTCCTCTGGGCAAAGAAGGGAGAGTTGCTGTACCGTATCCATCGA CAGTAGCAGACCTCCAGAGGATGTTTCCCACCCCACCTTCCTTAGAGCAGCACCCGGCCTTCTCCCCCGCCACCACGTACCGCGACACACCGAGCCAAGAGCCCCCCGTGCACAGCGGAGCGGCGGACCACCTGCTGCCTTTGGCCTCCTCCCAGTTTACCGAATACCGGATGGAGATGGACGAGGGCCTGGCCAGTCCCGGGATGGAGGATCTCAAG CCACAAATCGGCTCCTCCATGTTTGCTCCGCTCTCCTGCTTACCCAGCCAGAGTCTACCACCGCTCAAGATCACTGAGCAATGCTACTACCGTCCATCCTGGGCCCTCTTGCCCAAAATGGAGCATTTCCCGCTCATGCATTCCCATAATACCACTTTCAACAGAGATGGATACAC AAACGTGCCAAGTGTCAACACCCTTACGGACCAGGAGTATGGCCAGATGAGCACCACCACTGCCTCTGTGAGCACCAATGCTGGCATCCTGCCATCTCCTGCCACTCCCCGCTTCTCCGTGCCCACCCCACGAACCCCGCGCACGCCGAGGGGCGTCAACGCCGCCAGCTCCGGGCAGGGTTCGGTGAAGCAGGATGGTACCGAGCTCAGCTCGCCGGTCTCCACGCCCTCCACCAGCCTGCCTCTCAGCTCTGTGGATCCTCTGGCTCGGCCGGGGCCCTCCCTGCCCGAGGCCCACAGCCTGTACGCCATCCTCCTGCTCTCAGACTCCGTCCTCAACGTCTTCAAGGATCGCAACTTTGACAGTTGCTGCATCTGTGCCTGCAATATGAATGTCAAAGGAGCGGACGTGGGGGTGTACATCCCCGATTCCACTTGCGAGGATCAGTACCGCTGCATGTGCGGCTTCAGCGCCATTGTGAACAGGCGGCTGGCCCACGGCACGGGCCTCTTCCTGGAGGACGAGCTGGATATTTACGGCCGGACCTCTGAGGTCGGCCGGGCGGCCGAGAGGAGGCTGGCCCTCTGCAGACGGGACCCTAGCATGGGGGACACGAGGGCCAAGCGCGCGCAGGACGCGGCCCCCGCCTCCCCTTTGGTCATGATCCTGTTGCAGGAGCACTGCTCCCAGCCCATTTCCTCCTTTGCGTCACTGCATCTCCCCCTCAGCTGTTCTTGCCACGGCCGCATGGGGGCACTGCTCCAAAGCTGGACGTCTGAAAAGCAGTGGGCGGACGGGAGCGATGCCTGCGTGGACTGTTACAATGCCTTGGAGCAGGGCTTACAGTATGTGGATAACTCCACGGGAGGTAAAGTAGATCCAGCTGTTGTCAGAAGTACAGCGCTTCACTCCTGGCCTCATACAAATG TGGCGGACATGAACATGCTGTCGTCCCAGGACATGGTCCGTATGCTGCTGTCTCTGCAGCCTTTCCTGCAGGATGCCATCCAGAAGAAGAGATCAGGACGGACTTGGGAAAACATCCAGCATGTTCAGGGTCCGCTCACCTGGCAGCAGTTCCATAAGATGGCCGGGAGAGGCTCCTACG GTTCGGAAGAGTCACCAGAGCCCTTGCCCATCCCGACAGTGTTACTGGGCTACGACAGGGACTTCTTGGCGTTGTCCCCGTTGGCGTTGCCTTTCTGGGAGAAGTTGCTACTCGAGCCTTACGGGGGTTCGCGGGACGTGGCGTATGTTGTCCTGTGCCCCAGTAGCCCGTCTCTGCTGGCCGCAGCCCGCGCCTTCTTCCAGGAGCTCAGCGCCGTCTATGAG acgTGCCGCCTGGGGAAGCACCGTCCTCTGGCCAAAGTGTCCATGGACGGCCTGGTGCGCGTGGGAGAAGAAGTGGAAGCAGAAAAGCTGGAGGCGCTGGGTGTGGACCAGTGGGTGACCGGACCCTGGGCTGGACAGCAGCACAGCGACAACCTCAGCAAACTTAAACTCTACGCGTATGCATGCAAGCAGCAGCTTG GTCCCCAGCTGTCCGCTCTTCCATTGGACAGCAGCCTTCTGTTGCCTCCCAAAGTCCAGCCTCCCTCACACCCGGCACCCTCAGCGCAGCCTGCCTCCGGGCAGCCTCAGGCTTGGGGCCCTGACGGTGGACCGGCTCCAGGGGCCGTCAGTTCAGCAAATGCTTCGACCCCGACTGCAGCGACCTCGAACCAGACCGGGGAGACAGCCCAAGGTGCACTGAGCGACCCTAAAGGTCCACCCGGTGCGACGCCACCAGCCAACACACCAGCAGAAAACCCTGAACT CACGGCAGAGCAGTCCAGGATTGGCATCCCCACCGTGGCCGATTCAATGGACAGCCTCGCCAACCCACCGGCTATCGTTATTTACATAGTGGATGCTTTTCTTAGCTCAAGTGGCGCGAGAAACGAAggcggagaggaagaagagggcgACGAAGTGGAGGCCAGTAGCATTTGGCTGCTCGGGCTACTTCGCTGCTACACAGAGATGCTGAAGACTTTGCCCGAGACAATGAGACCTGCGCTCGTGCTACAG GTGGTGCCGTGCCAATACCTCCTCCAGCCGGCCAGCGGGGAGAGTCATTTCTACCTGCAACATCTGCGCTCCCTGTCCTTCTCCTGCTACTCCCAATGCAGACGGCTCCTGCCCCAGCAAACACCCATCAAGTCCCTGACGGGCTTCGGTCCAGTGTCAAATGTTAACTCTGTACTTAAGAGTCCGGAG CATCCTAGCCCCCTGCAGCTGTACACGCCCCCCTTCATCCTTGGGCCGACCCGTTCCAAGCCGCCAGAACCAGGGGAGATCTGGGCAGAGCTCCCTCCCAAATACAACGTGCTCTTTGTTGGGTACTGCCTATCACATGACCAGCGCTGGATCCTTGTGTCCTgcactgaccagcagggggagctCCTGGAGACCAGTATCATCAACATTGACGTCCCCAACAG AGCGCGACGTCCCAAGGTTTCAGCCAGAAAGATGGGACTGCAGAAGCTGTGGGAATGGTGCATTGGCATCATCCAGATGACCTCGCTGCCATGGAGGATTGTGATTGGACGATTAGGCAGGCTGGGGCACGGAGAGCTGAAAG ACTGGAGCTCACTCCTCGGGGAGCATTCCCTCCATTCAATAGGGCGCCAGCTGAGGGAAGCCTGTCGAATGTGTGGCATCTCAGCCGCCGACTCCCCCAGCATCCTCAGCGCCTGCCTGGTAGCCATGGAGCCGCAGGGCTCCTTTGTGATCATGCCCG aCGCGGTCACCATGGGCTCCGTCTTCGGGCGCAGCACTGCTCTCAACTTGCAGACGTCGCAGCTGAACACGCCTCAGGATGCTTCCTGCACACACATCCTCGTCTTTCCAACCTCTGCCACCACCCAGCTGGCTCCCAGCTCCTACCCCACCGAGGACAACAATG ATGACATGTTCGATCTGCCCTTTCCTGATGAACTGGAGAACGACATTGGCCACGACATGATGCTCATCACAGGCAACCTCCACCCGTCCCCCAACACCTCCCCCGTGCCCTCCCCAGGCTCTCCGTCCGGGATGGGCATGGGCTCGCATTTCCAGCACACCAAG AACCAGGGAGAGCGCCTGATGTCCAGGGACAGTCCAccagaggagctgaagcagcAGCCGCTGGCTCTGGGCTACTACGTCTCCACCGCTCAAGCCAGCGGACTTCCTCACTGGTTCTGGGCCTCCTGTCCGCAAGCTGAGAGCCAGTGTCCGCTCTTCCTCAAG gcctccctccaccaccacatCTCCATAGCTCAAACGGATGAGTTGGCATCCGACAAGACTAAGCGGCCCCCTCACCCCTTAGACTCCAAGAAAACCTCGGATGTGCTCAG GTTTGTACTGGAGCAGTACAACGCCCTCTCCTGGCTGACCTGCAGCCCTGCCACCCAAGACCGCCAGTCCTGCCTGCCCGTCCACCTGGCCGTGCTGATCCAGATGTACAACGCCATCCTGAACATGCtttga